The genomic region AAATAACCAATGTTGATGCCTTGCCGAGGTTTTGAGAAGTCTAGACCATTTTCTAATCATAGAAAGCCTTAGGCTATGTTTTTCAACAGGAATAAGGAATAGTAATAAGCGCTAAATAGGACCTAATAATTCATATTTTGTTCTTTATGTTGATTGTAAGTGTACAACCAATAAACCCTGACTTTCTACGAAAAAGTCAGGGTAGTTCTATTTTATATTTCGGTTAATAACAGCAACGCTTTTACCATCCCTATAGTGCTTCGATGACAATCTCTTTTTTCGTTTAAATTTCAAAAGCTGGTGATAAGCCCGAAAATAGTCTTATAATTTGTTATTATACTTTTGTTCTTCTTCTTTCTTAATTTGATGAAAATAAAGGTTAAGATCCTTTAATGCAGCAATCAAAGCATTTATTGCCTTACCTCGGTAATACGTTTGAATTTCTTTAATTGCATCTTCTACACCATCTATTAAACTAGTTCCTCTTAATAAACGTCCAATAAATTCTCGACCATGTTCTGTTGCTAATGTACAAGAGGCTTCTAATACAACACCATATTTAATATCTACTTCAGCTGTAATCGTTAGTGTTTCAAAAACACTTTTAGCTGCCATTCCCTGGGGTAAACGAGCGTGACCTGCAATAAAAATTGTTTTTCCTCTAATCATAATAGATCTACCTCTCACAATAGTTATTTATTAGACTAATACTACTTCTTTCAAGTGTAACTGTTCTGGTATTCTATTAACAACTTCTTTTCCAATTTCAATTGAGGCAGTTGCAGCTGGAGATGGTGCGTTACATACATGGACGGTTCTTTTTCCTATAATAATATGGAAATCATCAACCATATTCCCATCGCTTTTTAATGCTTGAGCACGGACACCTGCTGGTGCTGGGATTAGATCATCTTCTTTGATTTCAGGAATTAATTCCTGAAGACTTTTCGTAAATTGCTTTTTGCTGAAAGAACGGACATATTCATCTAGCCCTTCCTTCGCGAATTTCCCAGCCATTTTCCATAATCCAGGAAAGCTTAAAGACTCCATTAAATCTTTTACATTAAAGTCTGTCTTTTTGTAACCTTCACGCTTAAAACTCAGCACAGCATTTGGCCCTGCATCAACTTCACCGTTAATCATTCGGGTAAAATGAACCCCTAAGAATGGAAACTTTGGGTTGGGAACTGGATAAATTAAATGTTTTACTAGATAGCGTTTTTCTGGTACCA from Niallia sp. XMNu-256 harbors:
- a CDS encoding DUF3870 domain-containing protein gives rise to the protein MIRGKTIFIAGHARLPQGMAAKSVFETLTITAEVDIKYGVVLEASCTLATEHGREFIGRLLRGTSLIDGVEDAIKEIQTYYRGKAINALIAALKDLNLYFHQIKKEEEQKYNNKL